From one Humulus lupulus chromosome 8, drHumLupu1.1, whole genome shotgun sequence genomic stretch:
- the LOC133795425 gene encoding probable glucan endo-1,3-beta-glucosidase BG4 — protein sequence MATVVLLSQLLLAKTALLLSIIVIIFNQFGEAKDIDIGVNYGMQGNNLPPAADVINLYKQNGVTKLRLFDPVPAALEALRGSQIEVTLDLRNQDLPIFASSRPALDQWFAQNVEPYLNDIQFPYLVVANEVIPGDLGRYVLPVMESLQDILNSKNLHGIKISTTIPGSALSTSYPPSLGQFSPQAAADIKGVLSFLSQQGSPLMINVYPYFAYASDPLNVRLDYAQFTATDVVVQDGPYGYRNLFDAMVDSFVAAMEVEGVSDVDLVVSESGWPSAGNGQYTTNDLASTYNTNFIKHITSGVGTPRRPNKYMEGFVFAMFNENLKTEGVEQNFGLFNPDMSPVYPVFDNL from the exons GGCGACAGTAGTACTACTATCGCAGCTACTTCTAGCCAAGACAGCACTACTTCTCTCCATCATAGTCATCATCTTCAACCAGTTCGGCGAGGCGAAAGACATTGATATCGGCGTAAACTATGGTATGCAAGGCAACAACCTGCCTCCGGCGGCGGATGTTATCAACCTTTACAAACAAAACGGCGTAACGAAACTCAGGCTCTTCGATCCCGTTCCGGCCGCACTCGAAGCCCTTAGAGGCAGCCAAATCGAGGTCACTCTCGATCTCCGGAACCAGGATCTCCCTATCTTCGCTTCCAGCCGCCCAGCCCTGGATCAATGGTTCGCCCAAAACGTCGAGCCCTACCTAAACGACATCCAATTCCCATATCTTGTCGTTGCAAACGAGGTTATCCCTGGCGACCTTGGTCGGTACGTTTTGCCCGTCATGGAGTCCTTACAAGATATTCTCAATAGTAAGAACCTTCACGGAATAAAAATCTCCACCACCATCCCCGGCTCCGCGTTGTCGACCTCTTATCCTCCGTCGCTCGGCCAATTCTCGCCCCAGGCGGCCGCGGATATAAAAGGTGTTCTGAG TTTCTTATCGCAACAAGGATCGCCGCTGATGATCAATGTGTACCCATACTTCGCTTACGCGTCGGACCCATTGAACGTTAGGCTGGACTACGCGCAGTTCACTGCGACAGACGTGGTGGTTCAGGACGGTCCCTATGGTTACCGCAACCTGTTCGACGCCATGGTCGACTCTTTCGTCGCCGCCATGGAGGTAGAAGGCGTGTCCGATGTCGACCTCGTAGTATCCGAGAGCGGTTGGCCATCGGCCGGGAACGGTCAGTATACGACGAATGATCTGGCGTCCACCTACAACACGAACTTCATCAAACATATCACGTCAGGAGTTGGGACCCCAAGACGGCCTAATAAGTACATGGAAGGCTTTGTTTTCGCCATGTTTAATGAGAATCTTAAGACTGAAGGGGTAGAGCAGAATTTTGGGCTATTTAATCCTGATATGTCCCCTGTTTATCCTGTTTTCGATAACCtctaa